One window of Papaver somniferum cultivar HN1 chromosome 9, ASM357369v1, whole genome shotgun sequence genomic DNA carries:
- the LOC113313229 gene encoding uncharacterized protein At1g08160-like: MAGPITTTSTPTTPRSRSAMLRCIAITLLALVILVGLAVLITWLALRPKKLVYTVETGKVEQFSIHYNRLNTTLGFVVRAYNPNKKVSVYYDSIDVSVTYDDQPIAFETLQPFFQPHRNVTMLNVKPTGLAVPLQGSVSKDLRLEKSSGEMVFDVRIKARIRFKVARWKSSHYTIRVKCPSVEVHLSFPKLFRQTKCDVDI; encoded by the coding sequence ATGGCTGGTCCTATAACTACTACTTCTACTCCAACAACCCCTCGAAGCCGGTCAGCTATGTTACGGTGCATTGCAATTACATTACTAGCGTTAGTAATTCTTGTTGGTCTTGCTGTGCTCATCACTTGGCTAGCACTCAGGCCCAAAAAGTTAGTTTATACGGTTGAAACAGGGAAAGTGGAACAGTTCAGCATACATTACAATCGTCTAAATACTACGTTAGgatttgttgttagagcatataaTCCTAACAAAAAGGTATCGGTATATTACGACTCAATCGATGTTTCAGTGACGTACGATGATCAACCTATTGCCTTTGAAACTCTTCAACCATTCTTTCAACCTCATCGAAACGTGACAATGCTAAATGTGAAGCCCACAGGTCTGGCTGTTCCGCTACAAGGGTCTGTTTCTAAGGATCTTAGGCTTGAAAAATCATCCGGTGAGATGGTATTCGACGTGAGAATTAAAGCCAGGATTAGATTCAAGGTAGCAAGATGGAAATCGTCGCACTATACTATTCGAGTTAAGTGTCCTTCTGTCGAAGTACATTTATCCTTTCCAAAGTTATTTAGACAGACCAAATGCGACGTGGATATTTAA
- the LOC113310169 gene encoding protein NAR1-like, producing MSAKFSQTLQISDLNDYIAPSQACIVSLNGTTTAKKQETSQNQVVIAPSVKQLDMKPVKISLKDCLECNIEHGSVLLCCCCLG from the exons ATGTCGGCAAAATTCTCACAAACTTTACAAATCAGTGATCTCAATGATTACATCGCACCATCACAAGCTTGCATAGTCTCTCTAAATGGGACTACGACTGCTAAGAAGCAGGAGACATCCCAG AACCAAGTGGTGATTGCACCTTCTGTCAAACAATTGGACATGAAACCAGTTAAAATTTCATTGAAGGACTGCTTGGAGTGCAA CATAGAGCATGGATCTGTGTTGCTGTGTTGTTGCTGTCTTGGCTAG